Proteins co-encoded in one Bombus pyrosoma isolate SC7728 linkage group LG4, ASM1482585v1, whole genome shotgun sequence genomic window:
- the LOC122566673 gene encoding palmitoyltransferase ZDHHC23-B isoform X1: protein MTMWERLRNPCGWRAGAKQISVDAMIPIFAVPTLTVIAAQTVLCTIIIFVATPILVYYLHHNFLRFLLRTKFFLMWTITSVVMLMLIFEISVVPLLEILLEENLVFIMCVVGGIWCGYMTRLNADSATQEGSLTQGLELGEGSGELCITCRRRAPPKAHHCRMCQTCILNREYHCKWLDCCIGSSNLRWYLGCLFFSAIAFIYGSNLTMTSVCHPFILIGTVLLPDDCSDVYHQLDIALCFISALYSLLVGLVVVCYLIYHLWLIYLGTTSNERRLLEAGSPYDHGMLKNVSRLFCCKT, encoded by the exons atgacTATGTGGGAAAGGCTACGGAATCCCTGTGGTTGGAGAGCTGGTGCTAAGCAAATTTCAGTCGATGCAATGATACCAATATTTGCAGTCCCAACATTGACAGTAATAGCCGCGCAAACAGTGTTATgtactataattatatttgttgcAACACCAATATTGGTGTATTACTTGCATCACAACTTCCTTAGATTTCTTCTACGtaccaaattttttttaatgtggACAATTACCAGTGTAGTTATGTTGATGCTGATCTTTGAAATTAGTGTTGTACCATTACTAGAAATTTTGCTAGAAGAGAATCTAGTATTTATAATGTGTGTTGTGGGTGGTATATGGTGCGGCTACATGACTAGATTAAATGCAGATTCTGCAACCCAAGAAGGTAGTTTAACTCAAGGTTTAGAGCTTGGCGAAGGAAGTGGAGAACTTTGTATTACATGTAGAAGAAGAGCACCTCCTAAAGCGCATCATTGTCGAATGTGTCAGACATGCATCCTTAATAGAGAATATCATTGTAAATG gtTGGATTGTTGTATAGGTTCAAGTAATTTAAGATGGTACTTGGGATGTTTATTCTTCTCAGCTATAGCTTTTATTTACGGTTCTAATTTGACTATGACTAGTGTATGTCATCCATTTATACTTATTGGTACTGTTCTTTTACCAGATGATTGCAGTGACGTATATCATCAATTAGA CATTGCCCTTTGCTTCATCTCTGCACTCTACAGCTTGCTTGTTGGGCTAGTGGtagtttgttatttaatatatcatcTTTGGTTAATTTACCTTGGTACAACATCGAACGAACGACGTCTTCTGGAAGCTGGAAGTCCATATGACCATggaatgttaaaaaatgtatctcgATTATTTTGTTGCAAAACTTAG
- the LOC122566673 gene encoding palmitoyltransferase ZDHHC23-A isoform X2, with product MIPIFAVPTLTVIAAQTVLCTIIIFVATPILVYYLHHNFLRFLLRTKFFLMWTITSVVMLMLIFEISVVPLLEILLEENLVFIMCVVGGIWCGYMTRLNADSATQEGSLTQGLELGEGSGELCITCRRRAPPKAHHCRMCQTCILNREYHCKWLDCCIGSSNLRWYLGCLFFSAIAFIYGSNLTMTSVCHPFILIGTVLLPDDCSDVYHQLDIALCFISALYSLLVGLVVVCYLIYHLWLIYLGTTSNERRLLEAGSPYDHGMLKNVSRLFCCKT from the exons ATGATACCAATATTTGCAGTCCCAACATTGACAGTAATAGCCGCGCAAACAGTGTTATgtactataattatatttgttgcAACACCAATATTGGTGTATTACTTGCATCACAACTTCCTTAGATTTCTTCTACGtaccaaattttttttaatgtggACAATTACCAGTGTAGTTATGTTGATGCTGATCTTTGAAATTAGTGTTGTACCATTACTAGAAATTTTGCTAGAAGAGAATCTAGTATTTATAATGTGTGTTGTGGGTGGTATATGGTGCGGCTACATGACTAGATTAAATGCAGATTCTGCAACCCAAGAAGGTAGTTTAACTCAAGGTTTAGAGCTTGGCGAAGGAAGTGGAGAACTTTGTATTACATGTAGAAGAAGAGCACCTCCTAAAGCGCATCATTGTCGAATGTGTCAGACATGCATCCTTAATAGAGAATATCATTGTAAATG gtTGGATTGTTGTATAGGTTCAAGTAATTTAAGATGGTACTTGGGATGTTTATTCTTCTCAGCTATAGCTTTTATTTACGGTTCTAATTTGACTATGACTAGTGTATGTCATCCATTTATACTTATTGGTACTGTTCTTTTACCAGATGATTGCAGTGACGTATATCATCAATTAGA CATTGCCCTTTGCTTCATCTCTGCACTCTACAGCTTGCTTGTTGGGCTAGTGGtagtttgttatttaatatatcatcTTTGGTTAATTTACCTTGGTACAACATCGAACGAACGACGTCTTCTGGAAGCTGGAAGTCCATATGACCATggaatgttaaaaaatgtatctcgATTATTTTGTTGCAAAACTTAG
- the LOC122566681 gene encoding trichohyalin-like produces MYDIVIMVHMNEVTNLMDRMMKVSIFHPSEKLRMLKDEEKTFLDPNLIMNARHRILREDLSASSVNDSVLAETRKLLMQEETKQLYMKKQKRFLERELKKFEMEISKSRPKFSKSYTCTKRNFISSDDEDFWRTTRKLRNKITVEEKRNQINSIRNESIYIDPICKNSTIMETDDILLKLENEESQKEGDCEVQCIGSIKVTITDKTNSEIETQRLHLLRKYFDILKQNAIEKQRFRDIKVKIQQNIVLKIMRKYFYIWKACAKDATNYIQKQTEEKEVSEEQKIEMFINTIIKHQKEVIKKNQKPKIRNENFIVKESNNANMKKKSTYSKRIIVEPPAQCRLNAQKQIIEKQKAKLAEQSKIIEELKLKRMQETILMANRETMDIAKKTLTNCGQSTRRTLIQLMQQNGYRDEILTVTRHPPEPPKFLLRMEARAEARRKRVKLAEEIRRQKFEEQKRKEEAARMEEEQKKRRLQQEALAETRRLRKEQEQNRQREIEKLQRLNSIADEFYRKYLLRHYIVKPFVMLIKELRINTKKAKDYYRTKLTKKIFVIWKKEVEIQYEIKTEIVESSYRTILMSRIFKEWKQEARELNLKYQVAVDFYDMKLLDKYFNLWRVTTLELKAKSEEKTKLVIKIYENKLKVKYFGIWKRYLVIAIDIEKSEKRKNELRQLVQEVIPDFHPIQRDVALED; encoded by the exons ATGTATGATATAGTTATCATGGTACATATGAATGAAGTGACGAATCTAATGGATCGGATGATGAAAGTGAGCATTTTTCATCCATCAGAAAAACTTCGTATGttgaaagacgaagaaaaaacatttcttgatccaaatttaataatgaatgCGAGACACCGCATACTGCGAGAGGACTTGTCTGCCTCATCCGTGAATGACTCCGTTTTGGCGGAAACTAGAAA ATTATTAATgcaagaagaaacgaaacaattatatatgaagaaacaaaaacgaTTTTTGGAAAGAGAACTGAAAAAATTTGAGATGGAAATAAGTAAATCTCGACCTAAATTCTCGAAATCCTACACATGTacgaagagaaattttatatcctCGGATGATGAAGATTTTTGGAGGACAACTAGGAAATTAAGGAATAAG ATAACAgttgaagagaaaagaaatcaaatCAATAGCATTCGTAATGAAAGTATATACATAGATCctatttgtaaaaatagtACAATAATGGAAACCGacgatattttgttaaaacttgaaaatgaagaaagtcAGAAGGAAGGGGATTGCGAAGTACAATGTATTGGAAGTATAAAAGTAACGATTACAGATAAAACTAATTCTGAAATAGAAACGCAACGTTTACACCTTCTAAGGAAatacttcgatattttaaaacaaaatgcTATAGAAAAACAACGTTTTCGTGACATTAAAGTGAAAATTCAGCAGAATATAGTATTAAAGATAATGAGAAAGTACTTCTATATTTGGAAAGCCTGTGCAAAAGATGCAACAAATTATATTCAGAAgcaaacagaagaaaaagaagtttccGAAGAACAAAAGATCGAAATGttcataaatacaattataaagCATCAGaaagaagtaataaaaaagaatcaaaaaccaaaaattagaaatgaaaactTTATAGTAAAAGAATCCAACAATGCAAatatgaagaagaaaagtacTTATAGTAAACGTATAATTGTCGAGCCACCAGCACAATGCCGGTTAAATGCTCAGAAACAGATAATAGAAAAGCAAAAAGCTAAGTTAGCCGAACAGAGTAAGATAATCGAAGAATTAAAACTGAAACGGATGCAAGAGACGATATTGATGGCAAATAGGGAGACAATGGACATAGCAAAAAAAACCCTCACTAATTGTGGGCAAAGTACGAGAAGAACATTGATTCAGTTAATGCAACAAAATGGTTACAG GGACGAAATTTTAACGGTAACTCGACACCCACCGGAACCaccaaaatttttattaagaatggAAGCGCGTGCAGAGGCTAGGCGGAAAAGAGTAAAATTGGCTGAAGAGATACGAAGACAGAAATTCGAAgaacagaaacgaaaagaagaagccGCTAGAATGGAGGAGgaacagaaaaagagaagattaCAACAGGAG GCTTTAGCAGAGACAAGAAGATTACGAAAAGAGCAAGAACAAAATCGACAGcgggaaatagaaaaattacaaagattAAACAGTATAGCGGATGAATTCTATCGAAAGTATCTTCTACGACATTACATAGTGAAACCATTCGTAATGCTTATCAAAGAATTACGGATTAATACCAAAAAAGCAAAGGATTATTATAGGacaaaattaacaaagaaaattttcgtgATATGGAAAAAGGAAGTAGAAAtacaatacgaaataaaaactgaaattgTCGAATCATCTTATCGCACAATTTTAATGTCAAGGATATTTAAAGAATGGAAACAGGAAGCGagagaattaaatttgaaatatcaagTTGCAGTAGATTTCTATGATATGAAACTTTTAGATAAATACTTTAACTTGTGGCGAGTAACAACACTTGAACTTAAAGCAAAATCTgaagaaaaaacaaagttagttatcaaaatttatgaaaataagttAAAAGTCAAGTATTTTGGCATATGGAAGAGATATCTCGTGATTGCTATAGATAttgaaaaaagtgaaaaaaggaaaaatgaattacGACAGTTGGTGCAAGAAGTAATTCCTGATTTTCATCCGATACAGAGAGATGTAGCATTGGAGGATTAA
- the LOC122566663 gene encoding PR domain zinc finger protein 10-like has protein sequence MDPRGPPEGAPTNSFEINNIDKVSNNLVNWSTDHSFSSSMCEQQKKMNNNKLLFLTVEYVEDPSREYSRLFPTYEQVSFSPRPSSPLSDFEHRVSPLDPNMSSAARYSPTPVQLPPSPFHNSVVVLQDSSSPLISSTESNERTNVNYVSQLTHPIDTQSVQQSDSSTDYVANENEEQLVSSVGSELILMQETNSGLESATAPLMLTGMPSTDFTLSRDFLVMQDDQMNVINSFKTQNLDVDDSTHLSSNAENSNKENNADSSAASNEREINEILIPTEEKKDCEKKNVRRSKRRINDKKNLCCDECDDVCTGDNCTSHNVCTIADQPVPSRAIATLPGSYLSINKLSNSEIISGGSDYGVFAKRYIQKRTQFGPIEGVLYPYDGTPFRDELPLLYETENKEFLKVDVSNENASNWMRFVRPALTYKDQNLVICQQRDGIVFLTTRSILPKEELKAGPSTDYAIRRNLIPLKSTQETKDDKEHKNQISSWSRLDDNHSRRMKVFRGRNLKEKENSRQNNSKEWKCSVCGLIFRKSLLLNLHSLVHGSDKIKTKIQSTVCPQCGLQFQKQKELINHISQHGRLSLKKAKRLTSLSTYKCSMCYKRFATKVRLQQHCLVHGAEDQKPLPCNICFKRFMNNSALSCHLKTHRENKQVFECPMCRQLFNQSITLKDHIETHKNEDGTFSCPYCQRIFIKYSVIRKHIRAHHCERKHKCQICAKRFATVDKLQMHLLKHSDHREFHCANCGKQFKRKDKLKEHMTKLHNSQTATEEQMSQITQTKKFVPKVNPNDYNRFIYKCHQCLTGFKRRGMLVNHLAKRHPDVAPESVPELNLPILRQTRDYYCQYCDKVYKSSSKRKAHIMKNHPGAALPPSNRQKESDYSDLPNPTFSQTVGSITTTPQGCQWCHKQYASKAKLLQHQRKKHSNLMEPADQVPRSRNRQPQNQNQPPVLIEDHFVLSDYIQTCETNSDFFKPRIIKISDDVDLIGNGLEIVGQQFVRMRDIR, from the exons atggatcCAAGGGGCCCTCCTGAGGGGGCCCCTACTAATTCCTTTgagataaataatatcgataaagtGTCTAACAATTTAGTAAATTGGTCTACAGATCATTCTTTCTCTTCATCAATGTGcgaacaacaaaaaaaaatgaataataataaactgttatttttaact gtGGAATATGTGGAAGATCCATCACGAGAATATTCCCGTTTATTTCCAACATATGAACAAGTTTCCTTCTCTCCTAGACCGTCGTCTCCACTTTCAGATTTTGAACATCGTGTTAGTCCTCTTGACCCCAATATGAGTTCAGCTGCTAGATATTCACCTACTCCTGTACAACTTCCACCATCTCCTTTTCATAATTCTGTTGTTGTATTACAagattcttcttctcctttaaTATCCTCAACTGAATCAAATGAAAGAACAAATGTTAATTATGTTTCTCAATTAACGCATCCAATTGATACACAAAGTGTACAGCAGTCAGATAGTTCTACTGACTATGTTGCTAATGAAAATGAGGAACAACTAGTGTCTAGTGTTGGCAGTGAGTTGATTCTTATGCaag aaacgaaTTCCGGGCTAGAATCAGCAACAGCTCCATTAATGCTAACAGGAATGCCAAGTACAGATTTTACATTAAGTAGAGATTTTCTTGTTATGCAAGATGACCAAatgaatgttataaattcatttaaaacacAAAACCTTGATGTAGATGATTCTACACATCTTTCATCAAATgcagaaaattcaaataaagaaaataatgcaGATTCTTCGGCTGCATCTAATGAACgggaaattaatgaaattttaatacctactgaagaaaaaaaagattgtgaaaaaaagaatgtgAGACGTTCGAAACGTcgtataaatgataaaaagaatttat gtTGTGACGAATGTGATGATGTGTGTACTGGTGATAATTGCACTTCACATAATGTATGTACAATAGCAGATCAACCAGTACCATCTCGTGCTATAGCAACACTGCCAGGATCATACCTTTCTATAAACAAATTATCCAATTCTGAAATTATATCTGGTGGATCAGATTATGGAGTgtttgcaaaacgttatatacaaaaaCGTACTCAATTTGGACCTATAGAAGGTGTCTTATATCCTTATGATGGTACACCATTTAGAGATGAATTGCCATTGCTCtatgaaactgaaaataaagaatttttaaaagtagatgtttcaaatgaaa ATGCTTCAAATTGGATGCGTTTTGTTAGACCTGCATTAACTTATAAAGATCAAAATTTGGTAATTTGTCAACAACGTGATGGAATAGTATTTTTGACTACAAGAAGTATTTTACCAAAGGAAGAATTGAAAGCTGGTCCTAGTACTGACTATGCAATACGTAGAAATTTAATACCACTCAAATCTACACAAGAAACGAAGGATGATAAAG AGCACAAAAATCAGATATCTAGTTGGTCACGGCTAGATGATAATCATTCCCGGCGTATGAAAGTATTTCGCggaagaaatttgaaagagaaagaaaattcaagaCAAAATAATTCTAAGGAATGGAAATGTTCTGTTTGTGGtctaatttttcgaaaatcaCTCTTGCTTAACTTACACTCTCTTGTTCATGGttctgataaaataaaaactaaaattcaaTCTACAGTTTGTCCGCAATGTGGACTGCAAtttcaaaaacaaaaagaattgaTCAATCATATTTCACAACATGGGAGATTATCTttgaaaaaagcaaaaagattGACTTCTTTGTCTACATATAAGTGTTCAATGTGCTATAAACGTTTTGCGACAAAAGTACGTTTACAGCAGCACTGCTTAGTGCATGGTGCTGAAGACCAAAAACCACTGCCATGTAATATTTGCTTTAAAAGGTTCATGAATAATTCAGCACTCTCTTGTCACTTGAAAACACATAGAG aaaataaacaagtatTCGAGTGTCCAATGTGCCGACAACTATTTAATCAaagcataacgttaaaagatcATATTGAAACTCATAAAAATGAAGATGGCACATTTAGCTGTCCTTACTGCcaaagaatatttatcaaatattcagtTATTCGTAAACATATTAGAGCACATCATTGTGAAAGAAAACACAAATGTCAAATTTGTGCAAAACGATTTGCTACAGTAGATAAATTACAGATGCATCTGCTGAAACATTCCGATCATAG agaATTTCACTGTGCAAATTGTGGTAAACAATTTAAGAgaaaagacaaattaaaagaacatatgactaaattacataattcaCAGACAGCCACTGAAGAACAAATGTCGCAAATTACACaaactaaaaaatttgttccaaAG GTAAACCCTAATGATTACAatcgtttcatttataaatgtCACCAATGTTTAACGGGTTTTAAACGAAGAGGAATGCTTGTAAATCATTTGGCAAAAAGACATCCAGATGTTGCGCCAGAATCTGTACCAGAGTTAAACTTACCAATTTTACGTCAAACGAGAGattattattgtcaatattgCGATAAG GTCTATAAAAGCAGCAGTAAACGTAAAGCACATATCATGAAAAATCATCCAGGAGCTGCTTTACCGCCGAGCAACCGACAAAAGGAGTCAGATTACTCCGATTTACCGAATCCAACATTTAGTCAAACTGTCGGTAGCATTACTACTACACCACAGGGTTGTCAATGGTGTCACAAACAATATGCTAGTAAA gCAAAACTTTTACAACATCAACGAAAGAAGCACTCAAATTTAATGGAACCGGCTGATCAAGTACCGCGTTCACGTAATCGACAGCCACAGAATCAAAATCAGCCCCCAGTACTTATTGAAGATCACTTTGTATTGTCCGATTATATTCAGACGTGTGAAACAAATTCAGATTTTTTTAAACCaagaataatcaaaatatctGATGATGTTGATCTAATAGGCAATGGATTAGAGATAGTTGGGCAACAATTTGTTCGTATGCGTGACATACGCTGA
- the LOC122566667 gene encoding potassium channel subfamily K member 13-like — translation MCLPGGLGEDNARFILHFAALTVYMLTGAAIFQQLEADLEVQQTAEFWRVYHSFRKYHLQGSPTALQRLDELLYAYGNASFSGVINKSRRWDFLGSFHFVGTIVSTIGYGNTTPQTRAGKVVAVLYGFLGCSGGILFFNLFLERIITFLAWILRVIHIHRLKKHIRKNSSISRRSFGSSKNEKSLPDILEDDDDHLDVDEWKPSVYWVMLFLLLVCCMIACCAAAVYVQFEHWEYFDALYFCFVSFATIGFGDFVSTQNSYYPYVHWYRFINFIFLLIGCCCTYSLLNVTSIIIKQGLNCIIQKIQCRNQEMAASHLPKRKYSLSTIYFSKRRGTRIAARDSFKSDCSKTPRRMSGELISMQDFFSANKVSLAVMQKELYEMAQSQKGASVGTIASNAVVLKSDAVGPLAIVTEKFKNKMSRKK, via the exons ATGTGTCTCCCCGGTGGCCTCGGAGAGGATAACGCAAGATTCATCCTTCATTTCGCCGCCCTGACAGTGTACATGTTAACTGGCGCTGCAATCTTTCAACAACTAGAAGCTGATCTTGAAGTGCAACAG ACTGCAGAATTTTGGCGCGTTTATCATAGTTTTCGAAAGTATCATTTGCAAGGTAGTCCAACTGCTCTCCAAAGACTAGATGAGTTATTATATGCATATGGAAACGCTTCATTCTCCGGTGTCATCAACAAGAGCCGACGATGGGATTTTCTTGGCAGCTTTCACTTCGTGGGTACCATAGTTTCTACAATTG GATATGGAAATACCACACCGCAAACGAGGGCGGGTAAGGTAGTTGCTGTTCTGTATGGCTTTCTTGGTTGTTCCG gtggaattttattcttcaactTGTTTCTTGAAAGGATCATCACTTTCCTTGCTTGGATTTTGAGAGTGATACATATCCATCGTTTAAAAAAGCATATTCGGAAAAATTCATCAATATCTCGACGTTCGTTCGGATCGtccaaaaatgaaaaatctttaCCAGACATACTTGAAGATGATGACGATCATTTAGATGTCGATGAATGGAAACCAAGCGTATATTGGGTtatgctatttttattattagtgtGTTGTATGATAGCTTGCTGCGCTGCGGCGGTTTACGTTCAATTCGAACATTGGGAATACTTCGACGCTCTTTACTTTTGTTTCGTTAGTTTCGCAACTATTGGTTTCGGAGACTTCGTTAGTACACAAAACTCGTATTATCCTTACGTTCATTG GTATCGTTTCattaactttatatttttactgaTTGGTTGCTGTTGCACATACTCCCTATTGAACGTGACAtcgattataataaaacaaggATTAAATTGCAtcatacaaaaaatacaaTGCAGAAATCAGGAAATGGCCGCATCACATTTACCAAAGAGGAAATATTCCTTGtctacgatttatttttcaaaaagaagaggaacgagGATAGCAGCAAGAGATTCGTTTAAATCAGATTGCTCGAAAACTCCAAGAAGAATGTCTGGAGAACTGATTTCTATGCAAGATTTTTTCTCAGCGAACAAGGTTTCTTTGGCGGTAATGCAAAAAGAATTGTATGAAATGGCTCAATCACAAAAAGGGGCTAGTGTGGGTACGATCGCATCTAATGCCGTTGTTCTTAAGTCCGATGCAGTTGGCCCTCTGGCCATCGTTACTGAAAagtttaaaaacaaaatgtcAAGAAAGAAGTAA
- the LOC122566668 gene encoding coiled-coil domain-containing protein 85C, which yields MSNKSKSQPQQQQHPSHVIKSTVEQVPPRYQPPPQPTSGILKNHPHFGTGPSVPTSVSTTGQGPVATLNHHQPVQSRPVPQQKDVQSKYSPRIEHRHHPQGGNTLTASVPKTQPHSYLQAKVGQGQYLPPNGQYPTVNTAQTPPLRQRITDDEFLRLGPVEMLKFVRKTESDIARLAAEQNRQIQSLLSELRALKEANQRLSDDNQELRDLCCFLDDDRQKGRKLAREWQRFGRYTASVMRQEVSAYQNKLRQLDNKQQELIKDNLELKELCLYLDEERGGGQRDDGDGSSSSTNAEETAPPRPRHASTFNDQTMQYVRSLEQRVKQLEEDKSLLQARAQGWEVPSGETWENQNSPGENPHIGGRPEAVVRALQVLEVREQLEREGGHDGEKALVREMCNVVWRKLEEGPQTRH from the exons ATGTCCAATAAGAGTAAGTCCCAGccgcagcagcagcagcatcCTTCGCACGTGATCAAGTCGACAGTGGAGCAAGTGCCACCGCGATATCAGCCACCACCGCAGCCAACCAGCGGTATCCTCAAGAATCATCCTCATTTTGGTACAGGCCCTTCTGTGCCAACCTCGGTGTCTACCACTGGTCAAGGTCCCGTCGCGACCTTGAATCATCATCAACCCGTCCAATCACGACCTGTGCCGCAACAGAAGGATGTGCAGAGTAAATATTCACCGAGGATAGAGCATCGACATCATCCTCAAGGCGGAAACACTTTGACTGCATCCGTCCCTAAAACACAACCTCATAGCTACCTTCAGGCCAAGGTCGGCCAAGGTCAGTACCTGCCACCTAACGGTCAATATCCCACGGTAAACACTGCACAGACACCGCCGCTTAGACAAAGGATCACCGACGACGAGTTTCTAAGGCTCGGTCCTGTGGAGATGCTCAAATTTGTTCGGAAGACCGAGAGCGATATCGCAAGGCTCGCCGCCGAGCAGAATCGACAGATACAAAGCTTG CTTAGCGAGCTTCGGGCACTGAAAGAAGCAAACCAAAGATTAAGCGATGATAATCAAGAGCTGCGAGATCTTTGTTGCTTTCTGGATGATGATCGACAGAAGGGTCGAAAGTTAGCGAGGGAATGGCAAAGATTTGGAAGATATACGGCGAGTGTTATGCGTCAGGAAGTATCCGCTTATCAGAATAAATTGCGTCAATTGGACAACAAACAGCAAGAATTAATCAAAGATAATTTAGAGCTAAAGGAACTTTGCCTTTATTTGGATGAAGAGAGAGGAGGTGGTCAAAGAGATGATGGAGATGGTTCAAGTTCAAGTACGAATGCCGAAGAAACCGCGCCCCCGAGACCAAGGCATGCATCTACGTTTAATG ACCAAACTATGCAGTACGTAAGGAGTTTAGAACAACGGGTAAAGCAGCTCGAAGAAGATAAGAGTCTTTTACAAGCAAGAGCGCAGGGTTGGGAAGTACCATCTGGTGAAACCTGGGAAAATCAAAACAGCCCAGGCGAAAATCCTCACATAGGAGGCCGACCAGAAGCAGTGGTACGAGCTCTTCAGGTTCTCGAAGTTAGAGAACAACTAGAAAGAGAAGGCGGTCACGACGGAGAAAAGGCCTTGGTTAGAGAAATGTGCAAT GTTGTTTGGCGGAAATTGGAAGAAGGTCCACAAACGAGGCATTGA
- the LOC122566671 gene encoding UDP-glucose 4-epimerase yields the protein MANKSWNVLVTGGAGYIGSHTVLELLQANFEVVVIDNFSNAYKGNDDIKPECLLRVEKLTNKTVTFIQCDVTNWNELKDVFKKYEFHSVIHFAALKAVGESCEKPLEYYKTNVCGTLNLLEVMRDFNVKRFIYSSSATVYGVPEKLPLVENMKTGDCTNPYGKTKYMVEEVLKDLCTSDKEWSVISLRYFNPVGAHSSGQIGEDPNGVPNNLMPYIAQVSVGKREFLYVYGNDYDTHDGTGVRDYIHITDLAVGHVKAMIYQKIRNSAGFKVFNLGTGKGYSVLEVIRAFEKASGQKIPYKIVERRTGDISASYADASLANKELNWQATKNIDDMCLDTWKWQQNNPNGYKC from the exons ATGGCAAACAAATCCTGGAATGTATTGGTAACAGGGGGTGCTGGGTACATTGGTTCTCATACAGTATTGGAACTATTGCAAGCAAATTTTGAGGTGGTGGTTATAGACAACTTTAGTAATGCTTATAAAG GTAATGATGATATAAAACCAGAATGTCTACTAAGAGtcgaaaaattaacaaataaaacagtTACATTTATTCAATGTGATGTAACCAATTGGAATGAATTAAAGGATGTATTTAAGAAG tatgaGTTTCATTCTGTCATACATTTTGCTGCATTAAAAGCAGTAGGTGAATCTTGCGAAAAGccattagaatattataagACAAATGTTTGTGGGACACTAAACTTATTAGAAGTTATGAGAGACTTCAATGTAAagcgttttatttattcaagtaGTGCTACAGTTTATGGTGTCCCTGAAAAATTACCATTAGTTGAGAATATGAAAACTGGTGATTGTACCAATCCTTatggaaaaacaaaatatatggTTGAAGAAGTTTTGAAAGATTTATGTACTTCAGATAAG GAATGGTCTGTTATAtctttaagatattttaatccAGTTGGAGCTCATTCTTCTGGACAAATTGGAGAAGATCCTAATGGAGTgccaaataatttaatgccaTACATTGCTCAAGTATCTGTAGGCAAGAgggaatttttatatgtttatggCAATGACTATGATACTCATGATGGAACAG gTGTACGAGATTATATTCACATTACAGATTTAGCTGTAGGTCATGTAAAAGCAATGATTTACCAGAAAATTCGTAACTCTGCTGGATTTAAAGTGTTTAATTTAGGTACTGGAAAAGGATATTCTGTATTAGAAGTCATACGAGCATTTGAAAAAGCATCGGGACAAAAAATACCATATAAGATAGTTGAACGCAGAACTGGAGATATATCTGCTAGTTATGCAGATGCTAGTTTAGCGAACAAAGAACTAAATTGGCAGGCTACTAAAAACATAGATGATATGT gtTTGGATACGTGGAAGTGGCAACAAAATAATCCAAATGGTTATAAAtgctaa